A single region of the Salipaludibacillus sp. LMS25 genome encodes:
- the tatC gene encoding twin-arginine translocase subunit TatC — MTDKNMNVLDHLEELRKRILIVFTAFLLIFISIFVFIRDIYSWFTRGLDMPLAVLGPLDIVVIYFSLAAVIAFALTVPVVVFQIWLFVKPALTAKEKKVTALYIPASFLLFIGGLAFGYFVVMPLVLNFLLELGTGTFEIMLTADKYFQFVLRMTVPFSILFEMPLVVMFLTSVGMMTPMAMKKNRKYAYFAIVVVSVVISPPDFISDVLVIIPLILLYEISINLSAIIYRRRLKREQLKERQEIVK, encoded by the coding sequence ATGACAGATAAAAATATGAATGTCCTTGATCATTTAGAAGAGTTACGAAAACGAATTTTAATTGTATTTACTGCTTTCCTTCTGATTTTTATCAGTATATTCGTTTTTATAAGGGATATATATAGTTGGTTCACACGAGGATTAGATATGCCTTTAGCTGTATTGGGACCATTAGATATAGTCGTTATCTATTTTTCGTTGGCAGCGGTAATCGCTTTTGCCTTAACAGTTCCTGTGGTTGTGTTTCAGATCTGGCTTTTTGTAAAACCGGCGTTAACAGCTAAGGAAAAAAAAGTCACTGCATTATATATCCCGGCTTCCTTTTTATTATTTATTGGGGGATTAGCTTTCGGATATTTTGTTGTCATGCCACTCGTACTGAACTTTTTATTAGAATTAGGTACAGGCACGTTTGAGATTATGCTTACAGCTGATAAGTACTTTCAATTTGTTCTAAGGATGACAGTCCCGTTTAGTATTTTATTTGAAATGCCTCTTGTTGTCATGTTCTTAACGAGTGTAGGTATGATGACCCCTATGGCCATGAAGAAAAATCGTAAATACGCGTATTTTGCCATTGTAGTTGTCAGTGTCGTTATTTCACCACCGGACTTTATATCTGATGTTCTCGTCATAATACCTTTAATTTTGCTTTATGAAATAAGCATCAACTTATCAGCCATTATTTATAGGCGACGGCTTAAACGAGAACAACTAAAAGAGAGACAGGAGATTGTTAAGTAG
- a CDS encoding twin-arginine translocase TatA/TatE family subunit — MFSNIGIPGLLLILVIALVIFGPKKLPEIGKAMGQTLKEFKNSTKELTKDDDETNHHRKND; from the coding sequence ATGTTTTCTAATATTGGCATCCCTGGCCTTTTATTAATATTGGTTATCGCTTTAGTCATCTTTGGACCGAAAAAATTGCCCGAAATTGGTAAAGCGATGGGACAAACACTTAAAGAGTTTAAAAATTCAACTAAAGAGCTTACTAAAGATGATGATGAAACAAATCATCATCGTAAGAACGATTAG